A DNA window from Danio aesculapii chromosome 1, fDanAes4.1, whole genome shotgun sequence contains the following coding sequences:
- the LOC130221289 gene encoding B-cell receptor CD22-like yields the protein MLMWLRMAPALHLIFLLIIHRVSAADWGVNYTSSHICALQNSTMTINCIYKYPTPGYQIVKVYWTKDLVKQDNEFPDLSNNSEYSQRLQYLGDEQQNCTVRLSQVTKTDEHEYNFRFITNITGGRWIGYPGVHLSVTDLQLESPERVTEGDSVRLTCKRSCNLTDTPTFIWYRNSHTLINIGDELNIRSVSRREAGKYSCGVQEYDYISPAVYLDVRYAPDTPVISINRSAVIVEGDSVTLSCSSDSNPPAEISWFKGETSVGSGRIFNISKISSDDSGEYKCRARNEHGEEYSDPVTLDVQYPPRNISVSVSGSAVIMSGDSVTLSCSSDSNPPAEISWFKGETSVGSGRIFNISKISSDDSGEYKCRARNEHGEKCSDPVTLDVQYPPKTISVSISGSDVIMSGDSVSLSCSSDSNPPADLYWYKGNKYLDSGRIFSISKISSDDSGEYKCRARNEHGGKYSVTVTLNVQYPPRNVSVSVTDSGQLWFDSVSLSCSSDSNPPALNFSWFKENQSSAVGSGQSFSAVQSGRFYCEAHNPHGAQRSDAVTVTVQQHAERNIIIITATSGGILIIAVVIMFAM from the exons ATGCTGATGTGGCTCAGAATGGCTCCTGCTCTTCATCTGATCTTTCTGCTCATCATTCACA gagTGTCTGCTGCTGATTGGGGTGTGAATTACACTTCTTCACACATCTGTGCACTACAGAACTCAACAATGACAATCAATTGTATTTATAAGTATCCAACTCCTGGATATCAGATCGTGAAAGTGTACTGGACCAAAGACCTTGTGAAACAGGACAATGAGTTTCCAGATCTGTCTAATAACTCTGAATACAGTCAGAGGCTTCAGTATCTGGGAGATGAACAGCAGAACTGCACCGTCAGACTGAGTCAGGTGACAAAGACAGATGAACATGAGTATAATTTCAGATTCATTACTAATATAACAGGAGGAAGATGGATTGGTTATCCAGGAGTACATCTCTCTGTCACAG atcTTCAGCTGGAGTCTCCTGAGAGAGTGACAGAGGGAGATTCGGTCCGTCTGACATGTAAAAGAAGCTGTAATCTGACTGACACACCAACATTCATCTGGTACAGAAACTCACACACATTGATTAATATTGGAGATGAACTCAACATCAGGTCAGTCAGTAGAAGAGAAGCAGGCAAATACAGCTGTGGTGTGCAGGAATACGATTATATCTCTCCTGCTGTTTATCTGGATGTCAGAT ATGCTCCAGATACTCCTGTGATCTCCATCAATAGATCTGCTGTAATAGTGGAgggagattcagtgactctgagctgcagcagcgactcaaaccctcctgcagAAATCAGCTGGTTTAAAGGAGAAACATCTGTAGGATCTGGAAGAATCTTCAACATCTCCAAGATCAGCTCTGATGACAGTGGAGAATACAAGTGTAGAGCCAGAAATGAACATGGAGAGGAATACTCTGATCCTGTGACTTTAGATGTCCAGT ATCCACCCAGGAACATCTCAGTGTCCGTCAGTGGATCTGCTGTAATAATGTctggagattcagtgactctgagctgcagcagcgactcaaaccctcctgcagAAATCAGCTGGTTTAAAGGAGAAACATCTGTAGGATCTGGAAGAATCTTCAACATCTCCAAGATCAGCTCTGATGACAGTGGAGAATACAAGTGTAGAGCCAGAAATGAACATGGAGAGAAATGCTCTGATCCTGTGACTTTAGATGTGCAGT ATCCACCCAAGACAATCTCAGTGTCCATCAGTGGATCTGATGTAATAATGTCTGGAGATTCAGTGAGTCTGAGCTGCAGCAgcgactcaaaccctcctgcagATTTATATTGgtataaaggaaataaatatctGGATTCTGGAAGAATCTTCAGCATCTCCAAGATCAGCTCTGATGACAGTGGAGAATACAAGTGCAGAGCCAGAAATGAACATGGAGGGAAATACTCTGTTACTGTGACTTTGAATGTCCAGT ATCCTCCCAGGAACGTCTCAGTGTCCGTCACTGATTCTGGTCAGCTTTGGTTTGATTCAGTGAGTCTGAGCTGCAGCagtgactcaaaccctcctgctcTGAACTTCAGCTGGTTTAAGGAGAATCAAAGCTCAGCTGTTGGATCTGGACAGAGTTTCAGTGCAGTACAGAGTGGACGCTTCTACTGTGAGGCTCACAATCCACATGGAGCTCAGAGATCAGACGCCGTCACTGTCACTG TTCAACAACATGCTGAGagaaacatcatcatcatcacagcgaCATCTGGAGGAATATTAATCATCGCCGTCGTCATCATGTTTGCAATGTGA